A region of the Candidatus Moraniibacteriota bacterium genome:
AATTGTATTAAAAATACAACACTTATATTTACAGTTGACAAAAAAATGGTATTTTGTTAAGATTGCTGTACGTTTTTAAAATAGTTTAATAGTCTATCCAGATAGAGGTTTTTACTATTTGATTTTTCACGAATGAGGATAGTTTTCTGGAAGTAACCCCCTCTATTTTTATGTTGTAAAGTAAACCAAAATATGCCGTTAAAACAAGAGAAGGAAATAATAAAAATAGAAGGTGTTGTTATAGAAACACTGCCAAGTACTACGTTTAAGGTGCGTTTAGATAATGGGCATGAAGTCCTTGCGCATATTTCTGGAAGAATGAGGGTTAATTATATAAGATTGCTGCCGGGAGACAGGGTATTAATGGAAATGAGTCCTTATGATTTAACTAAAGGTAGAATAACACAGAGAATATAATAAATTTATGAAAGTAAGAGCATCGGTTAAAAAAATATGTGCTAAGTGCAAAATTGTAAAGCGTAAAGGAAAGGTTTATGTTATTTGTAGCACTCCAAAGCACAAACAAAGACAAGGATAACAAGTATTTTTTTTATTTATTAATTTTTTTAGTTTATGGTACGTATTGCTGGAATAAATCTTCCCGATGAAAAGATAATAGAGGTGGCTCTAACTTATGTTTATGGCATAGGACCTTCAACGAGTAAAAAAATTTTAAAACTTCTGGATATAGATCCTAAAACTAGGACAAATTTGTTATCAGGTGCAGACGCAAATAAATTACGTGATGAAATAGAAAAAAAATATAAAGTTGAAGGAGAATTGAAACATGAAGTAAAAACTAATATTAAAAGACTAAAAGAAGTTGGAAGTTATCGCGGTATTAGACATGTGCGTGGTTTGCCAGTGAGAGGGCAAAGAACGAAAACTAATAGCAGAACAGTCAGGGGAAATGTTCGAAGAACAATGGGAAGCGGACGAAGGACAGAATCTAAGACTTAAAAATAAATTTTCAATCTTTATAGAATATATGGCAGACGAAATTAAAAAAAACGAAGAAACCAAAGAAGCGGTTCCTGAAATCAGGGGAGTTGTTGAAAATGAAAATGATAAAATTGAGGAAAATTCAGAAACTGAAATAAAAAAGAAAAAAAAGAAGATTAAGCGACAAATTAGCAAGGGACAAGCGCATATAAAATGCACCTATAATAATACAATGGTGATGATTTCAGACATGAACGGAGCGATGATAGGGTGGTCGAGTTCTGGATTATTAGGATTTAAGGGTGCCAAAAAAGCTACTCCTTATGCAGCGACACAGGTAGTACAGGATGTTACCGAAAAAGTGAAAAAATATGGAGTACAAGAATTAGAAGTCTTTGTTAAAGGGGTGGGTAGTGGCCGAGAATCAGCTATAAGATCTTTGGTGAATCGAGGATTCGATCTTGTTTCCATCAAAGATGAAACACCGATTCCTCATAACGGATGTCGTCCAAAAAAACCGAGAAGAGTGTAAGTTTATAGGTCTTAAAATTTTAAAAAAT
Encoded here:
- the infA gene encoding translation initiation factor IF-1, whose protein sequence is MPLKQEKEIIKIEGVVIETLPSTTFKVRLDNGHEVLAHISGRMRVNYIRLLPGDRVLMEMSPYDLTKGRITQRI
- the rpsK gene encoding 30S ribosomal protein S11 gives rise to the protein MEENSETEIKKKKKKIKRQISKGQAHIKCTYNNTMVMISDMNGAMIGWSSSGLLGFKGAKKATPYAATQVVQDVTEKVKKYGVQELEVFVKGVGSGRESAIRSLVNRGFDLVSIKDETPIPHNGCRPKKPRRV
- the rpmJ gene encoding 50S ribosomal protein L36 — translated: MKVRASVKKICAKCKIVKRKGKVYVICSTPKHKQRQG
- the rpsM gene encoding 30S ribosomal protein S13; this encodes MVRIAGINLPDEKIIEVALTYVYGIGPSTSKKILKLLDIDPKTRTNLLSGADANKLRDEIEKKYKVEGELKHEVKTNIKRLKEVGSYRGIRHVRGLPVRGQRTKTNSRTVRGNVRRTMGSGRRTESKT